TCATTCTACTCACACTCGTTTTCTGCTACTACTACTTGCCAACATATGTCAACATTATAAATTCAGGTTCACAACAAAGATGTCAATCATAGTTATTAATAGCGCTCAACCGCTCATAGCGagcgctatagcgaatagcgtagcACTCATGTGTCGCTATTTGATTTTGGCGCCTCCATGGCAGGCAAATAGCaggatttaggttttttttgtaTTTTCCAGCTTTTATGTAAATAGCAGGATTTAATAGGTataaaattgcaggattttaggttttttgttAAGCATACATATATAACAGCTTAGTtggatataatatacatacaaaATATTTCTGAAATTTTCTCCTAGTGTGTCGCTAAACATAAAATAGCACCcgctatttcatcgctatcgctacgtagctTGTCGCTATCATCCGCTATTCGCTATCAATAACTGTGATGTCAATGATAACAGTAGACTACCACTCATCAAGTGAATTTGGTGCATCAACGTGTAGGTGAAAACAAACAACTATTTCCAGACTACCAAATGCAAATAGAAGAATAAGCTAGGGCCAAAAAGCATTCATTACTCTTTTCTACTTTTTTTAAAGGCGGTAAGAATTTTATCAAGTTAAAACGATTCTAGCAAGAAGCTAGAGAGCAGCGCCTACAAGATCTCCGAAAATGTTAATACATCGGGAAGTTAACAAACTAAAAGTGCTCTCTTCTTGACGGCCCGAAAGTAACAAAATAAGTATTACCTAAAAACCTAGCCATCCAAAAGTCGATTCTAACTTCCAAGCCACAAAAATCACCATAATTCAAATATATATCCCATTTCATTTCCCCATATTGCTATTTTAATTAACAATAACATGTTGCTTGAATTCCAAAAAGTGCTTAACTCCAATCTCTGATCCTTTGTTACAAATTTGTCGCCAAAATACCAAAATTTCTCTAGCAAATCAGTATCAAATTATCGATACGCAGTTATCAATTTCTCTAGGTATATGCTAGGACCAAAATCCACCACTCTCTAGAAAAGTCCCTATATCAATACGCATTTATTTTTCCCTAGAGAATCAGATATTTCAATCATGAATGTCAACACCAGCAAGACATGAAATGAAGGGATCCTAATCGCGGCAGATATCTATCTAGGTCTAATCTAAACCTAAAAACAATCCAATTCCACTTCTTACATTCATACCAaatctcaaacatataacaattcACACTTACCAATACTCCAGTCGATCATCAAACAGCATACTCCAACTTTCAATCCCAAACTAAATCAACCAAAATTTACAGTTGGCAGCAGTCATTACACCAACATACAGTCATCAATTTCTCTAAAAAAATCAGATTAAGTGATTAACCAATCACAAACCTCACTCTACCAACGATAAACATCTGGATACATCCACCGATCTAGGTCTAATCTAAACCTAAAAACGATCTAACTTCACTTCAGATCTCAAAACATGTACAATTTtcacttcaatcatcaaacaaacGTTCAATCACAAACTAAAACAATCCTGTAACAAGACCTAGGGTTTCTATAATCAGAAAAAAACTTACCTACGGATCTTATTCCCCTTGCCGACCTGGTACATTCCCCAAGAGAAAGCGCCAAAAGCAGCGAGGAATATGGCGACGGCGCTGGGACCTTTGGACGGAATCCGGCGAGCATACCGGACCGGAGCGAAACCACCGGGAGGAGGACCGTCTTGGAGGAGAGGCATGTCTTTGACGCTCGCCATACCTGGCTTGTTCCTTATCGCTGCCTCCGTCATCGTTGTTTGTCAGAAGACTTTTGCCCTGACGTTTCTTCAACTGGgagggtgtttgggttagcttattttgaaGAAAAGGACTTTTACAAAAGGACTTCTGTTAAAAAGGACTTTTGTAAAaaagtgtttgggttagctttTAAGGCAATAAGTTAATAAGTAGCTTTTTTAAAGAGTGTTTGGTTTAACTTATttatgtaaaatgaccaaaaagggCATTTCTTTAAAAATTGTTTGGTTTAGCTAATTATTTTTTCCTCTCTAGGTTATTGGAAAACATTTTACGAAACATGTAACATAAAATTCCATTACATATTTTATAATTTCCTGATTAGACCATAATAATATTACATTCCGATtcataaaaaacataaaaatccaCATAATGACACACTAATATCATAATATGCTCATGTCCGTGATTCCATTATATCTAGCGCAATACAATCTCTTCTCGCTTGCATATACGTACAACCATCATTCGTACGATTTGTTGACGGAACTTCTTCATGAAGTGCATTACTAGTACCACGAGGAATGTAAGATTCTTGTTGGGCCGTGTTAAATGCTTCATCAAAGCTACTGGTCTTTCTAATAAAGTTATGGACCGCCATCGATGCTATCACAATACTCACTTGGTGCTCGTATGTGTAATTAACATGCATATCTCTCAATAACGCCCACCTAGCTTTCCACACTCCAAAGGTCCGCTCAATAATATTCCGCAATGACGAGTGGTGATAGTTAAATGTCTCTTTTGGTCCGCGAGGAGCACGCATAGCACTACTCTGTCCACGTCGAAATTCTGGTATATGATAACGAATGCTTTGACCTTTGTATGGAGCAAGATACCCATTAATATTTGGGTATCCGGCATCAACAACGTAATATTTGCCTACAAATATAAAAAACAGTTGTTTGTCATTTCAAACAAgtattaaaaacataaaaattgcATTATACTAACCACCCATTGGATGTGGGAAATTAAGCTCCGGCCTCCGTAAGGCTTCATTGAAGATTCGGGTGTCATGTGCACTACCCTCCCATCCAGCCCATACGAATGTAAAGCACATGTTAAAATCACAAACAGCCATTATATTTTGTGTCGCATATCCTTTTCGACCAATGTATTTCGGTTGGTCCTTCGATCGAACTGATGCCCTCACGTGAGTCCCATCAATAGCCCAAATGCAATCCTTGAATATTGGATAATACCGAGGATTATTTAATATATAAGCAGGTACATCATCATTATAGTTTGCGGATGGCTTGATGATGTCAGCACTCATCTTTAGCACGGCCGCCAACACTGCATGGAAATGTCTATGAATGGTTTCTCTAGAATGATTAAAAGATTCTTGGACAAACCTATTTGTACACCCATGAGCCAAAGTCATCAAGAAGATTCCGACCGACTCCTCGACAGACACATTACGGGTTTGTTTCAATCCGTAATTCGTAACAAGATCTCTGCATAACTGTCTAAAAACTGGCACGTGCAACCTAAATATTTCATAACACCGTCTAGGATGGCCAGTTAATATTCCATTCTTTTTTCATGCTATCCCATTTGTTTGTCATTTGTTTTTTATCAAGGGTTTTACCTGTTTTTTCGTTCATGGTTTGTAATATATTCGCCCACCCAGCCTTAGTAAAGGACGTAGTGGGTTTATTCCCTCTTTCAACTTCAAGCACGCATGCATTGATAAACTCCTTGAACGTAATATCATCCCACTTAAATTTTGATCTAACCTTGTTAGGTGGTGTTTCACAACAAACAACATTTGGATGGTTTTCATCCATTTTCTGAATGCAAAAACTGTAAAATAGTCAAATAGCTAACAATACTCTAAATGCGAATCAGAATAACCAAGGATTCATAACTTGTAGATGACAAAAATAAAAAGGAACTGATAGTCTGTCATATGCTTCAATCAACTTTAATTCGTaatataaataagagaataaggGTGTGAAACTACGACACAGTTTACAGGAAAGCAAAAACATTAACTTGGGATACATACCTTGCTGGTGGACGAGGCTCTAATCCTGAACGAGAAGGAGATGCAGACCTTGAATAAACACAGagaataaacaaacaaaattaaacacTTGTATGGAATATTCAAGAACACTTGTATGGAATATTCAAGACCTAGTCTGTCATATGCATTATTATCAAAATAGACAAACAAAATTAAACACTTGTATGGAATAAACACGAGAAGGAGATGCAGACCTAGTCTGTCATCTGCATTATTATCAAAATTAAACACTTGTATGGAATATTCAAGAACAGATGGTTAACAAAATTAAAGGTCATCAGCGATTAACAAAAGAAAACCTAACCTAAACACGACCTATATCAAAATCGGTTAACCTACCCACACTACAAATCGGCCAAAAGTGCAAATATACTTGTCAATTAGAGATGTTACCTTACTGCCGTGAATTGCTTCTTCAGCTGTTGATGAGATGCCGCTGGTTTGATGGGGGCGATTGGTATAAAAATAAGGGGGCAGATGAAGGTAGTTGGAGGATTAATGAAGCAAGTAGATGGGGGCGATTAATGAAGTGGTTTGATGACAGTGACGAGGAGAATTGGCAGATGACAGGGGCCATTAATGAAGCTGATGACAACAGAGATTGGCAGCTGGGCGATTAATGGCGAGGCAGATGGGTCGATTAATGCTGAGGAGAGGATTGATGATGATGAGCGATGTGGAGATATGGCAGTTGGGCGAGAAAGCAGTTGGGATTGTTGGGCAAGAGATGGCAGCAGGGGTTGAATGGGAAATTCTCCCCCAAAAGGACTTTTAGGTTTTCAGAAGTAACAAATTCTTACTTCTCAAATTCCCTTTTAACAAGTGCAATCTAAAAGTCATTTTAGAAGTCCTTTTGTCATTGCCAAACACTATTTTTGAAAAAAAGGACTTTTAATAAGTCAATAAGTAGAAGTTGATGGGAaataaggaatcccaaacacccactGGATATTTTGAGCGAGGGTTGTTGCACAAAAGTGGAGGATGTGTCTAACGTGCGCGTGTGCTGAAGCTAATGTTGCTAATTTGCGCAGGTAAATTGGAAATGCTTGATTATGTTTATACGATTTCTGATTTTGTTTATGCctaattatttgtttttttcaTGCGTGATTATAATTTGAGTTTTATAACATGAGTGATTTTGTATCATACGTATCACGTTAAGTAATATTATACGTTAATCTTCCTTTGTACGTACGTGTATACTTCCTATTTGTTGCCGACTTATGGTTAATTAGTGGTGTGCTATGTTTGGGCCATGTGGTCACCGACACAGCAAAAACAAAAGGAAACAATACACAGTGATTTTGTTTGGGCCGAGTCCGAAGCACAAGAAAATCAAGAAAAGGGATTTTCTTGTTGTGGCTTTTTACTACTGTACCAGGAATGATGTGTATGAGTCAGTTTAGTTTGGTTTTTACCATTTACCATAATCATAATCATTAGTTTGGTTATGAAATttccataaccataaccataatgaaactttggttatggTTAATCAGTTATGAATATTTCGGTTATTAACAAAAAACTTCAAGTAAAAACTAACTTTCGGTcaaagttcaaaacttttaagCCAATTGGTGTACAAAATAAAAAATCGAACCAACCATGTTGGATTTAGCTTTGGTTTTTTCATAAGACAACTAAGACTACACTTTTTGGTACAACTACCAATGTGGGATCCCTTTTAATAAGATATTTCTCAACAAAAAAAACTTACTTAAGCCTTTGATTAGAAGTACgattctttatcaaaataaatgacaCCTATATCAAAATCATTTTGTTACAAAtatacttttatcttagtaaaaaaCATTTGCATGGTTAGTGTTAAATGAAAATCTATTATATAGAATTAACGTTATAAGTTCAGTTCGGTTTTGGTTATACCAGTTAaccaaagtttcataaccataaccactCGATCGGTTATACAAATTTAATAACCATAACCATCGGTTATGTCAGTTATTGTTTAAAATCGTTTCGGTTATGGCGGTTAATTTGTTCACCCCTTTTGTACGCAAGAAACTACAACAAATAAAGAGGACGTTGTGTGGTGTTCTTTCTTGGCCGATAACAGAAGTGAGAATTTTATTTGATCTATTCTTGTGTGCCTTTTGTGAAGACAAGAGAACTTTCAGAGATAGAGTAGTTATTTTCTTTAGTATTGTTTCAAAATATGGATACTCTGAATCATAGAACTCTAATGAAATATACGATCAATCAACATTTATCGAATTTGAAATAGTACGTGGGTTTAAGTTAGGATGAGATTATCTTGAGCACACTTACCTAACCTTTAAAGGTAAGGATGTTATTTATAAAGTCGGGGTTAGGGGTGTTCACAAAGCGAGTTCAACCTGATTCCCATTGTTTGGTAAAGGCCAAATGATCGTTTTGCATCAAAGATTGCATGGATTTAAGCTCTATGAACACCGGAGAAAAAACAAAATGAAGAACCTAAAAATACAGCAATAGCAATAAAGCTTCACAAAAAAGTTAAACATAATGTAAAGAGAACACATAAAAAGCAAAACAAAATCAAAGACAAAGAAAACAAATCCACTATTATTTGTCCTATGTTTATTGATACAAATGTACAAGTACTTCTAAAGTTCATCTGTGACGATTTTTTTCCCAACGACTAGTCTAGGGGTGTTCAGA
The Helianthus annuus cultivar XRQ/B chromosome 6, HanXRQr2.0-SUNRISE, whole genome shotgun sequence genome window above contains:
- the LOC110865854 gene encoding NADH dehydrogenase [ubiquinone] 1 alpha subcomplex subunit 13-A, which codes for MTEAAIRNKPGMASVKDMPLLQDGPPPGGFAPVRYARRIPSKGPSAVAIFLAAFGAFSWGMYQVGKGNKIRRAIKEEKYAARRAILPMLQAEEDERFVKEWRKYLEEEARIMKDVPGWKVGESVYHSGRWMPPATGEMRPDVW
- the LOC110865853 gene encoding putative nuclease HARBI1 translates to MSADIIKPSANYNDDVPAYILNNPRYYPIFKDCIWAIDGTHVRASVRSKDQPKYIGRKGYATQNIMAVCDFNMCFTFVWAGWEGSAHDTRIFNEALRRPELNFPHPMGGKYYVVDAGYPNINGYLAPYKGQSIRYHIPEFRRGQSSAMRAPRGPKETFNYHHSSLRNIIERTFGVWKARWALLRDMHVNYTYEHQVSIVIASMAVHNFIRKTSSFDEAFNTAQQESYIPRGTSNALHEEVPSTNRTNDGCTYMQARRDCIALDIMESRT